A genomic window from Candidatus Denitrolinea symbiosum includes:
- a CDS encoding quinate 5-dehydrogenase has product MKRAVSISLGSSKRNKKATIKFKDEEILVERIGTDGDVAKARQMYLELDGKVDAFGVGGVDLYLRLDDREYPLRAALKMVSGVTMTPLCDGRGLKHTLERRVFDLARPELGDVRFEQGFVPVAADRLGLAQAAADVSERIVFGDLMVALGVPIPIRGIPAFKRVARVMLPFVSYFPMSMIFYGSDGSEHEPKYVKYFEGSDLIAGDFLFMRKYMPARLDGKTVVTNTTTEENIELLKSRGVKTVVTTTPRYEGRSFGTNMMEAALTAYAGKGRRLTDEELNGLIEEVGLRPGVARM; this is encoded by the coding sequence ATGAAACGAGCCGTCAGCATCAGCCTGGGAAGTTCCAAACGCAACAAGAAAGCGACGATCAAATTCAAGGACGAGGAGATCCTCGTCGAACGCATCGGCACGGACGGGGACGTCGCCAAAGCGCGTCAAATGTACCTCGAGCTGGACGGCAAAGTGGACGCCTTCGGCGTCGGCGGCGTGGACCTCTACCTGCGCCTCGACGACCGCGAGTACCCGTTGCGCGCCGCCCTCAAAATGGTCTCTGGCGTGACGATGACTCCGCTTTGCGACGGGCGCGGCCTCAAGCACACCCTCGAGCGACGCGTGTTCGACCTCGCGCGTCCCGAACTGGGAGACGTCCGCTTCGAGCAGGGCTTTGTCCCCGTGGCGGCGGACCGTCTCGGCCTCGCGCAGGCCGCGGCCGACGTCTCGGAGAGAATCGTCTTCGGCGATTTGATGGTCGCGCTGGGCGTCCCGATTCCCATCCGCGGAATCCCCGCCTTCAAGCGCGTGGCGCGGGTCATGCTTCCCTTTGTCAGTTACTTCCCCATGTCCATGATTTTTTACGGGAGCGACGGCTCCGAGCATGAGCCGAAGTACGTCAAATACTTCGAAGGCTCCGACCTGATCGCGGGGGATTTCCTGTTCATGCGCAAGTACATGCCCGCGCGCCTGGATGGGAAGACGGTGGTCACGAACACGACGACGGAGGAGAATATCGAATTGCTGAAGTCGCGCGGCGTGAAGACGGTCGTCACCACGACGCCGCGCTACGAGGGAAGGTCGTTTGGAACGAATATGATGGAAGCCGCCCTGACGGCCTACGCCGGGAAGGGGAGGAGGCTGACGGATGAGGAGTTGAACGGGCTGATCGAGGAGGTGGGGCTGAGGCCGGGGGTGGCGAGGATGTGA